In Streptomyces nojiriensis, one genomic interval encodes:
- the pstB gene encoding phosphate ABC transporter ATP-binding protein PstB — protein sequence MAKRIDVSGLSAFYGTHKAIDDISMTVEPRSVTAFIGPSGCGKSTFLRTLNRMHEVTPGGRVEGKVLLDDENLYGTGVDPVAVRRTVGMVFQRPNPFPTMSIFDNVAAGLRLNGNFKKSELTDIVEKSLQGANLWNEVKDRLNKPGSGLSGGQQQRLCIARAIAVEPQVLLMDEPCSALDPISTLAIEDLIGELKERFTIVIVTHNMQQAARVSDRTAFFNLSAVGQPGKLIELDDTDRIFSNPSVQATEDYISGRFG from the coding sequence ATGGCGAAGCGAATCGACGTCTCCGGACTGTCCGCCTTCTACGGCACCCACAAGGCCATCGACGACATCTCGATGACCGTGGAGCCCCGCTCCGTGACGGCCTTCATCGGCCCCTCCGGCTGCGGCAAGTCCACCTTCCTGCGCACCCTCAACCGCATGCACGAGGTCACCCCCGGCGGCCGTGTCGAGGGCAAGGTCCTGCTGGACGACGAGAACCTGTACGGCACCGGAGTGGACCCCGTCGCGGTCCGCCGCACGGTCGGCATGGTCTTCCAGCGCCCGAACCCCTTCCCCACCATGTCGATCTTCGACAACGTGGCGGCGGGCCTGCGGCTGAACGGCAACTTCAAGAAGTCCGAGCTCACGGACATCGTCGAGAAGTCGCTCCAGGGCGCCAACCTCTGGAACGAGGTCAAGGACCGCCTGAACAAGCCCGGCTCCGGCCTCTCCGGCGGCCAGCAGCAGCGCCTGTGCATCGCCCGCGCCATCGCGGTCGAGCCCCAGGTCCTGCTGATGGACGAGCCCTGCTCCGCCCTGGACCCGATCTCCACCCTGGCGATCGAGGACCTGATCGGCGAGCTCAAGGAGCGCTTCACGATCGTCATCGTGACGCACAACATGCAGCAGGCGGCCCGCGTCTCGGACCGCACCGCCTTCTTCAACCTCTCGGCCGTCGGCCAGCCCGGCAAGCTCATCGAGCTCGACGACACGGACCGGATCTTCTCGAACCCGTCCGTCCAGGCGACCGAGGACTACATCTCGGGTCGCTTCGGCTAG
- the mshD gene encoding mycothiol synthase: protein MTDAAAALEPGRQIQTLDELTEEQAIAVLDLIEDAARTDGTTAVSEQGRLQLRGGPREGIRHFLLTEGGRLSAYGQLEDTDPVEAPAAELVVHPALRGRGHGRAMGTALLAASGKRLRVWAHGGKSAARHLAQVLGLTLFRELRQLRRPLAGGDPLPEPVLPPGVTVRTFVPGADDKAWLAANAAAFAHHPEQGSLTQRDLDDRIAQPWFDPEGFFLAERDGELVGFHWTKVHAAEQLGEVYVVGVRPGAQGGGLGKALTAIGLRHLAARGLPTAMLYVDADNPAALAVYEALGFTTHEVDLMYRTES from the coding sequence ATGACTGACGCAGCAGCGGCCCTGGAGCCGGGACGGCAGATTCAGACCCTCGACGAGCTGACGGAGGAACAGGCGATCGCCGTACTCGACCTGATCGAGGACGCGGCACGCACCGACGGCACCACCGCCGTGTCCGAACAGGGCCGGCTCCAGCTGCGCGGCGGACCGCGCGAGGGGATCCGGCACTTCCTGCTCACCGAAGGCGGCCGGCTCTCCGCATACGGGCAACTGGAGGACACCGACCCGGTGGAGGCCCCGGCCGCCGAACTCGTCGTGCACCCGGCGCTGCGCGGCCGCGGGCACGGGCGGGCCATGGGCACCGCCCTGCTCGCCGCCTCCGGCAAGCGGCTGCGGGTATGGGCGCACGGCGGGAAGTCGGCCGCCCGGCACCTCGCGCAGGTGCTCGGCCTGACCCTCTTCCGCGAGCTGCGCCAGCTGCGCCGGCCGCTGGCCGGCGGGGACCCGCTGCCGGAGCCGGTGCTCCCGCCGGGGGTGACCGTACGGACCTTCGTGCCCGGCGCCGACGACAAGGCCTGGCTCGCGGCGAACGCGGCCGCCTTCGCCCATCACCCGGAGCAGGGCTCGCTGACACAGCGCGACCTGGACGACCGGATCGCGCAGCCGTGGTTCGACCCCGAGGGCTTCTTCCTCGCGGAGCGCGACGGCGAGCTCGTCGGCTTCCACTGGACGAAGGTCCACGCGGCGGAGCAGTTGGGCGAGGTCTACGTGGTCGGCGTCCGCCCCGGCGCCCAGGGCGGCGGCCTCGGCAAGGCCCTCACCGCGATCGGCCTGCGCCACCTGGCGGCCCGGGGCCTGCCGACGGCCATGCTCTACGTGGACGCCGACAACCCGGCGGCCCTGGCCGTATACGAGGCCCTCGGCTTCACCACCCACGAGGTGGACCTGATGTACCGCACGGAAAGCTGA
- the pstC gene encoding phosphate ABC transporter permease subunit PstC, whose product MASTTPTQIDTAPPVTRSGGSTGRAGDKIFAGLSKGSGILLLVIMASIAAFLTYRASIALSKNEGNFLTTFDWNASANPPVFGIAVLLFGTVVSSIVAMAIAVPIAVGIALFISHYAPRKLAAPLAYVVDLLAAVPSIIYGIWGALFLVPQLNGLNLWLDEYLGWTYVFEKTQVGVARSLFTVGILLAIMILPIVTSVSREVFLQVPRMNEEAALALGATRWEVIRMSVLPFGRSGVISASMLGLGRALGETMAVATVLSPSFLISGHILNPGGGTFAQNIAAKFDEANEFGRDALIASGLVLFLLTLLVNGAARLIIARRKDFSGANA is encoded by the coding sequence ATGGCTTCCACCACACCCACCCAGATAGACACGGCTCCGCCTGTCACCCGTAGCGGAGGGTCCACCGGCCGCGCCGGTGACAAGATCTTCGCCGGGCTCTCCAAGGGCTCCGGCATCCTGCTCCTGGTGATCATGGCGTCGATCGCCGCCTTCCTCACCTACCGTGCCTCGATCGCCCTGTCGAAGAACGAGGGGAACTTCCTCACCACCTTCGACTGGAACGCGTCGGCCAACCCGCCCGTCTTCGGCATCGCCGTCCTGCTCTTCGGCACCGTCGTCAGCTCGATCGTCGCGATGGCCATCGCGGTTCCGATCGCTGTCGGCATCGCCCTGTTCATCTCGCACTACGCGCCGCGCAAGCTGGCCGCGCCCCTCGCGTACGTGGTCGACCTGCTGGCCGCCGTGCCGTCGATCATCTACGGCATCTGGGGCGCCCTCTTCCTCGTCCCGCAGCTCAACGGCCTGAACCTCTGGCTGGACGAGTACCTCGGCTGGACGTACGTGTTCGAGAAGACCCAGGTCGGCGTCGCCCGTTCGCTCTTCACCGTCGGCATCCTGCTCGCGATCATGATCCTGCCGATCGTGACCAGCGTCAGCCGCGAGGTCTTCCTCCAGGTCCCGCGCATGAACGAGGAGGCCGCCCTGGCCCTCGGCGCGACCCGCTGGGAGGTCATCCGCATGTCGGTGCTGCCCTTCGGCCGCTCCGGCGTCATCTCCGCCTCGATGCTCGGCCTCGGCCGCGCGCTCGGCGAGACCATGGCCGTCGCCACCGTCCTCTCCCCGAGCTTCCTGATCTCCGGCCACATCCTGAACCCGGGCGGCGGCACGTTCGCGCAGAACATCGCCGCGAAGTTCGACGAGGCCAACGAGTTCGGCCGCGACGCGCTGATCGCCTCCGGCCTCGTCCTCTTCCTGCTCACCCTGCTGGTCAACGGTGCAGCCCGCCTGATCATCGCTCGCCGCAAGGACTTCTCGGGGGCGAACGCCTGA
- the pstS gene encoding phosphate ABC transporter substrate-binding protein PstS, with amino-acid sequence MKLQRKNMLRASALGALVVSGALVLTACGSDDNTKTADGSAKPSAAAAGDIKCDDAKGKLLASGSSAQKNAIELWIKNYMAACSGVEVNYKSSSSGEGIVAFNQGTVGFAGSDSALKPEQVEESKKICTGGQGIDLPMVGGPIALGFNVAGVDKLNLDAATVANIFNDKIKKWDDEAIKKLNPGVTLPSTAIQAFHRSDDSGTTENLTKYLKATAGDAWPYEAAKKWAAPGGQSASGSSSVAAQVKQVDGAIGYFELSFASSQNIKTVDLNTGASAPVKASGENASKAIAAAKVAGTGSDLALKLDYTTKAEGAYPLVLVTYEVVCDKGNKAETLPTVKSFLNYAASDAGQKVLLENGYAPIPAEINTKVREVINTLG; translated from the coding sequence GTGAAGCTTCAGCGCAAGAACATGCTTCGTGCCTCCGCCCTCGGGGCGCTCGTCGTGTCCGGCGCCCTGGTCCTCACGGCGTGCGGCTCGGACGACAACACCAAGACCGCCGACGGCTCGGCGAAGCCCTCCGCGGCCGCCGCGGGCGACATCAAGTGCGACGACGCCAAGGGCAAGCTCCTGGCCTCCGGCTCCTCCGCGCAGAAGAACGCGATCGAGCTGTGGATCAAGAACTACATGGCCGCCTGCTCCGGCGTCGAGGTGAACTACAAGTCCTCCTCCTCCGGTGAGGGCATCGTCGCCTTCAACCAGGGCACGGTCGGTTTCGCCGGCTCCGACTCGGCGCTGAAGCCGGAGCAGGTCGAGGAGTCGAAGAAGATCTGCACCGGTGGCCAGGGCATCGACCTCCCGATGGTCGGCGGCCCCATCGCCCTCGGCTTCAACGTGGCCGGCGTGGACAAGCTGAACCTCGACGCCGCCACGGTCGCCAACATCTTCAACGACAAGATCAAGAAGTGGGACGACGAGGCGATCAAGAAGCTGAACCCCGGCGTCACGCTTCCCTCCACCGCCATCCAGGCCTTCCACCGCTCCGACGACTCGGGCACCACCGAGAACCTCACCAAGTACCTCAAGGCCACCGCGGGCGACGCCTGGCCGTACGAGGCCGCGAAGAAGTGGGCCGCCCCGGGCGGCCAGTCGGCCTCCGGCTCCTCCAGCGTCGCCGCCCAGGTCAAGCAGGTCGACGGTGCGATCGGCTACTTCGAGCTCTCCTTCGCCAGCTCGCAGAACATCAAGACCGTCGACCTGAACACGGGCGCCTCCGCCCCGGTCAAGGCCAGCGGTGAGAACGCCTCCAAGGCCATCGCCGCCGCCAAGGTCGCCGGCACCGGCTCCGACCTGGCCCTCAAGCTCGACTACACCACCAAGGCCGAGGGCGCCTACCCGCTCGTCCTGGTGACCTACGAGGTCGTCTGCGACAAGGGCAACAAGGCCGAGACGCTCCCGACCGTCAAGTCCTTCCTGAACTACGCCGCCTCGGACGCGGGCCAGAAGGTCCTCCTCGAGAACGGCTACGCCCCGATCCCGGCCGAGATCAACACCAAGGTCCGCGAGGTCATCAACACCCTCGGCTGA
- a CDS encoding inorganic phosphate transporter codes for MDTFALVVTIGVALGFTYTNGFHDSANAIATSVSTRALTPRAALAMAAVMNLAGAFLGSGVAKTVSQGLIETPTGSTGMWILFAALVGAIVWNLITWYFGLPSSSSHALFGGMVGAALAGGTEVIWSGVLDKVVIPMFVSPVVGLVVGYLVMVAILWMFRRSNPHKAKHGFRIAQTVSAAAMALGHGLQDAQKTMGIVVMALVIADVQSADAPIPVWVKVVCAVMLSLGTYAGGWRIMRTLGRKIIELDPPQGFAAETTGASIMFGSAYLFHAPISTTHVITSAIMGVGATKRVNAVRWGVAKNIILGWFITMPAAALVAAVCFWIVDLAFVG; via the coding sequence GTGGACACCTTCGCTCTGGTCGTGACCATCGGTGTCGCGCTCGGCTTTACCTATACGAACGGTTTTCACGACTCCGCGAACGCGATCGCGACGTCCGTCTCCACGCGGGCGCTGACCCCGCGAGCGGCGCTGGCGATGGCGGCCGTGATGAACCTCGCCGGAGCCTTTCTCGGCAGCGGCGTCGCCAAGACGGTCAGCCAGGGCCTGATCGAGACGCCCACCGGCTCCACGGGCATGTGGATCCTCTTCGCGGCGCTGGTCGGTGCGATCGTCTGGAACCTGATCACCTGGTACTTCGGTCTGCCGTCGTCCTCCTCGCACGCGCTGTTCGGCGGCATGGTGGGCGCGGCGCTGGCCGGCGGTACCGAGGTGATCTGGTCGGGGGTCCTCGACAAGGTCGTCATCCCGATGTTCGTCTCGCCGGTCGTCGGCCTGGTCGTCGGTTACCTGGTGATGGTGGCCATCCTGTGGATGTTCCGCCGGTCCAACCCGCACAAGGCGAAGCACGGCTTCCGTATCGCGCAGACGGTGTCGGCGGCGGCCATGGCACTCGGCCACGGTCTCCAGGACGCGCAGAAGACGATGGGCATCGTCGTGATGGCCCTGGTCATCGCCGATGTGCAGAGCGCCGACGCGCCGATCCCGGTCTGGGTCAAGGTCGTCTGTGCCGTGATGCTGTCGCTGGGTACGTACGCGGGTGGCTGGCGCATCATGCGCACGCTCGGCCGCAAGATCATCGAGCTGGACCCGCCGCAGGGCTTCGCGGCCGAGACCACGGGTGCCTCGATCATGTTCGGCTCGGCGTACCTCTTCCACGCGCCGATCTCCACCACCCACGTGATCACCTCGGCGATCATGGGCGTGGGCGCGACCAAGCGCGTCAACGCGGTCCGCTGGGGCGTCGCCAAGAACATCATCCTGGGCTGGTTCATCACCATGCCGGCTGCGGCCCTGGTCGCGGCGGTGTGTTTCTGGATCGTGGACCTGGCGTTCGTCGGCTAG
- a CDS encoding metal-sensitive transcriptional regulator, translating to MTTIEAEGSGAVHGYHHQKGEHLKRLRRIEGQIRGLQRLVDEDVYCIDILTQVSASTKALQSFALQLLEEHLRHCVADAAVKGGTEIDAKVEEATKAIARLLRT from the coding sequence ATGACGACCATCGAGGCGGAGGGCTCCGGAGCCGTCCACGGCTATCACCACCAGAAGGGCGAGCACCTCAAGCGGCTGCGCCGGATCGAGGGCCAGATCCGCGGCCTCCAGCGGCTCGTCGACGAGGACGTCTACTGCATCGACATACTCACCCAGGTCTCGGCGAGCACGAAGGCACTGCAGTCCTTCGCGCTCCAGCTGCTGGAGGAACACCTGCGGCACTGTGTCGCCGACGCCGCGGTCAAGGGCGGCACCGAGATCGACGCCAAGGTCGAGGAGGCCACCAAGGCCATCGCCCGCCTCCTGCGCACCTGA
- a CDS encoding CHAD domain-containing protein, with the protein MAQPNHDPITATADAGAVLGAYLRAQATAFLRGLRLHEESGADAAEGSDAARSLRGAARRISGSLATFRVVTESSWADGLRTELVWLSSTLADEHAYAARLTRLMDALHRLSGSPELPAPRGSAGALTVGSARAGALLERQLTLARTRAHSATLQALGSSRFHAVADAVAVLASEVPLDAVAARGRVTDVLVPLAAVAENRLSAAVAALPPVDGAHPYNADHDGPWHEVRRLLRVHRYAREALGEDVTRPAAAGEALDRHRDAAEAATASATAARTPRIAPATAYALGVLHADQRHEVEAARLAFQHLWLPEPAVTPR; encoded by the coding sequence GTGGCTCAGCCAAACCATGACCCGATTACGGCGACGGCGGACGCAGGTGCCGTACTCGGCGCGTACCTGCGCGCCCAGGCCACCGCTTTCCTCCGCGGGCTGCGCCTGCACGAGGAGAGCGGGGCCGATGCCGCCGAAGGAAGCGACGCGGCGCGCAGCCTGCGGGGGGCTGCGCGCCGCATCAGCGGATCCCTGGCCACCTTCCGGGTGGTGACCGAGTCCTCCTGGGCCGACGGGCTGCGCACCGAGCTGGTGTGGCTGTCCTCGACGCTGGCCGACGAGCACGCGTACGCGGCCCGGCTGACGCGGCTGATGGACGCCCTGCACCGGCTGTCGGGCTCCCCGGAACTGCCTGCGCCGCGCGGCTCGGCCGGCGCGCTGACGGTGGGCTCGGCGCGGGCGGGCGCACTGCTGGAACGGCAGCTGACCCTGGCCCGTACGCGCGCCCACTCGGCCACCCTCCAGGCCCTCGGCTCCTCCCGCTTCCACGCGGTCGCGGACGCGGTGGCGGTGCTGGCATCGGAGGTCCCGCTGGACGCGGTCGCGGCCCGGGGGCGGGTGACGGACGTGCTCGTCCCACTGGCCGCCGTGGCCGAAAACCGCCTGTCGGCGGCGGTCGCGGCGCTGCCCCCGGTCGACGGGGCCCATCCGTACAACGCGGACCACGACGGGCCCTGGCACGAGGTACGCCGCCTGCTGCGGGTCCACCGGTACGCGCGGGAGGCCCTCGGCGAGGACGTGACCCGGCCGGCGGCCGCGGGCGAGGCCCTGGACCGCCACCGTGACGCGGCCGAGGCGGCGACCGCCTCGGCGACGGCGGCCCGCACCCCGCGCATCGCCCCGGCGACGGCCTACGCCCTGGGCGTCCTGCACGCCGACCAGCGCCACGAGGTCGAGGCCGCGCGTCTCGCGTTCCAGCACCTCTGGCTTCCGGAACCCGCGGTCACGCCGCGATAA
- a CDS encoding DUF47 domain-containing protein — MRFRLTPRETSFYDMFAASADNIVTGSKLLMELLGADSSARAEIAERMRAAEHAGDDATHAIFHQLNSSFITPFDREDIYNLASSLDDIMDFMEEAVDLVVLYNVEELPKGVEQQIEVLARAAELTAEAMPHLRTMENLTEYWIEVNRLENQADQIHRKLLAQLFNGKYDAIEVLKLKQIVDVLEEAADAFEHVANTVETIAVKES; from the coding sequence GTGCGATTTCGTCTGACCCCCAGGGAGACGAGCTTCTACGACATGTTCGCCGCATCCGCGGACAACATCGTCACGGGCTCCAAGCTCCTGATGGAACTGCTCGGAGCGGACTCCTCCGCCCGGGCCGAGATCGCGGAGCGGATGCGGGCAGCGGAACACGCGGGGGACGACGCCACTCACGCGATCTTCCACCAGCTGAACTCCTCCTTCATCACGCCGTTCGACCGCGAGGACATCTACAACCTGGCCTCGTCGCTCGACGACATCATGGACTTCATGGAGGAGGCCGTCGACCTCGTCGTCCTCTACAACGTGGAGGAGCTCCCCAAGGGTGTCGAGCAGCAGATCGAGGTGCTGGCGCGGGCGGCCGAGCTGACCGCCGAGGCCATGCCGCACCTGCGGACGATGGAGAACCTGACCGAGTACTGGATCGAGGTCAACCGCCTCGAGAACCAGGCCGACCAGATCCACCGCAAGCTGCTCGCCCAGCTCTTCAACGGCAAGTACGACGCCATCGAGGTGCTGAAGCTCAAGCAGATCGTCGACGTGCTCGAAGAGGCGGCCGACGCGTTCGAGCACGTTGCGAACACGGTGGAGACCATCGCGGTCAAGGAGTCCTGA
- a CDS encoding RNA degradosome polyphosphate kinase, producing MSHQPSAGPTEVPAQHPSHTPGAAPGRSVTGAHARIGSISAHRPHVDLEPDLDADLDAYEDDKDGDELPPGRFLDRERSWLAFNERVLELAEDPTTPLLERANFLAIFASNLDEFFMVRVAGLKRRIATGVATRSASGLQPREVLDLIWTRSRELMARHAACFQQDISPALAEEGVHLIRWPDLTEKEQARLFTLFRNQIFPVLTPLAVDPAHPFPYISGLSLNLAVVVRNPVSGHRHFARVKVPPLLSRFLEASPQRYVPLEDVIAAHLEELFPGMEVLAHHMFRVTRNEDLEVEEDDAENLLQALEKELMRRRFGPPVRLEVEESIDPGVLDLLVQELKVNASEVYPLPGPLDLTALFGIASLDIPELKYPKFVAGTHRDLAEVESASAPDIFAALRERDVLLHHPYDSFSTSVQAFLEQAAADPDVLAIKQTLYRTSGDSPIVDALIDAADSGKQVLVLVEIKARFDEQANIKWARKLEESGCHVVYGLVGLKTHCKLSLVVRQEGETLRRYSHVGTGNYHPKTARLYEDLGLLTADPQVGADLSDLFNRLSGYSRRETYRRLMVAPRSLRDGLIARIDKEAAHHKAGRPAYVRLKMNSIVDEALIDSLYRASQAGVPVDIWVRGICAVRPGVPGLSDNIRVRSILGRFLEHSRVFAFGNGGEPEVWIGSADMMHRNLDRRIEALVRVADPAHRAALDRMLETGMSDATSSWHLGPDGEWTRHSTDADGQPLRHVQETLIDARRRRRGSAKP from the coding sequence ATGAGCCACCAGCCCAGCGCAGGCCCCACCGAGGTCCCCGCCCAGCACCCGTCTCACACCCCCGGCGCCGCCCCCGGCCGGTCCGTCACCGGAGCCCACGCCCGCATAGGCTCCATCTCGGCGCACCGCCCGCACGTCGACCTGGAGCCCGATCTGGACGCGGATCTGGACGCCTACGAAGACGACAAGGACGGCGACGAGCTCCCGCCGGGACGCTTCCTCGACCGGGAGCGCAGCTGGCTCGCCTTCAACGAACGGGTGCTGGAGCTCGCCGAGGACCCCACCACGCCCCTCCTCGAACGCGCGAACTTCCTGGCGATCTTCGCGAGCAACCTCGACGAGTTCTTCATGGTGCGCGTGGCCGGCCTCAAACGGCGCATCGCGACGGGTGTCGCCACCCGATCGGCCTCGGGCCTGCAGCCCCGCGAGGTGCTGGACCTCATCTGGACGCGCTCGCGCGAGCTCATGGCCCGGCACGCCGCCTGCTTCCAGCAGGACATCTCCCCGGCACTCGCCGAGGAGGGCGTCCACCTCATCCGCTGGCCCGATCTCACCGAGAAGGAGCAGGCCCGCCTCTTCACCCTGTTCCGCAACCAGATCTTCCCGGTGCTGACCCCGCTGGCCGTGGACCCCGCGCACCCCTTCCCGTACATCTCCGGCCTCTCCCTGAACCTGGCCGTGGTCGTACGCAACCCGGTCAGCGGCCACCGCCACTTCGCCCGGGTCAAGGTCCCGCCGCTCCTCTCCCGCTTCCTGGAGGCCTCCCCGCAGCGCTACGTCCCGCTGGAGGACGTCATCGCGGCGCACCTGGAGGAGCTGTTCCCCGGCATGGAGGTGCTCGCGCACCACATGTTCCGGGTCACCCGCAACGAGGACCTGGAGGTCGAGGAGGACGACGCCGAGAACCTGCTCCAGGCCCTGGAGAAGGAGCTCATGCGGCGCCGCTTCGGCCCGCCCGTACGCCTGGAGGTCGAGGAGTCCATCGACCCGGGCGTCCTGGACCTGCTGGTGCAGGAGCTGAAGGTCAACGCCTCCGAGGTCTACCCGCTGCCCGGCCCGCTGGACCTGACCGCCCTCTTCGGGATCGCCTCGCTGGACATCCCGGAGCTGAAGTACCCGAAGTTCGTCGCCGGCACCCACCGCGACCTCGCCGAGGTCGAGTCCGCGTCCGCGCCCGACATCTTCGCCGCCCTGCGCGAGCGGGACGTCCTGCTGCACCACCCGTACGACTCCTTCTCCACCTCGGTGCAGGCCTTCCTGGAGCAGGCCGCCGCCGACCCGGACGTCCTCGCCATCAAGCAGACGCTCTACCGCACCTCCGGCGACTCCCCGATCGTGGACGCCCTGATCGACGCCGCCGACTCCGGCAAGCAGGTCCTCGTACTCGTCGAGATCAAGGCCCGCTTCGACGAGCAGGCCAACATCAAGTGGGCGCGCAAGCTGGAGGAGTCCGGCTGCCACGTCGTCTACGGGCTCGTCGGCCTCAAGACCCACTGCAAGCTGTCGCTCGTCGTCCGCCAGGAGGGCGAGACGCTGCGCCGCTACTCGCACGTGGGCACCGGCAACTACCACCCCAAGACCGCCCGGCTCTACGAGGACCTCGGCCTGCTCACCGCCGACCCTCAGGTCGGCGCGGACCTCTCCGACCTCTTCAACCGGCTGTCCGGCTACTCGCGCCGCGAGACCTACCGCCGGCTGATGGTGGCGCCCCGCTCGCTGCGGGACGGACTGATCGCGCGGATCGACAAGGAGGCCGCCCACCACAAGGCCGGCCGCCCCGCCTACGTCCGGCTCAAGATGAACTCGATCGTCGACGAGGCCCTCATCGACTCGCTCTACCGGGCCTCCCAGGCGGGAGTGCCCGTCGACATCTGGGTGCGCGGCATCTGCGCGGTGCGCCCCGGGGTCCCCGGGCTCTCGGACAACATCCGGGTCCGCTCGATCCTCGGCCGCTTCCTGGAACACTCCCGGGTCTTCGCCTTCGGCAACGGCGGCGAACCCGAGGTGTGGATCGGCAGCGCCGACATGATGCACCGCAACCTCGACCGCCGCATCGAGGCACTGGTCAGGGTCGCCGACCCGGCCCACCGCGCGGCACTGGACCGGATGCTGGAAACCGGGATGTCCGACGCCACCTCCTCCTGGCACCTGGGCCCGGACGGCGAGTGGACCCGGCACAGCACGGACGCGGACGGCCAGCCGCTGCGGCACGTACAGGAGACGCTCATAGACGCCCGGAGGCGCCGGCGTGGCTCAGCCAAACCATGA
- the pstA gene encoding phosphate ABC transporter permease PstA: MSHAIQDQRPTRSHKSPAPAGLTRGGLPRWAPAAIAALSLALGCGIGLAFGLESKIQWGLLAALLFIAVTYTASAVIENRRQAKDRVATSLVWVCFVLAVIPLLSLMWTTISRGLKLLSGDFLSHSMNGVTSFDEGGGVYHALLGTIEQVALATLIAAPIGLLTAVYLVEYGKGRLAKSVTFFVDVMTGIPSIVAGLFILTTWNLMLGFGPSGFAGAMALSILMMPVVVRSTEEMLKLVPNELREAALALGVPKWRVILKVVLPTAIGGISTGLMLAVARIAGETAPIMLLVFGSQLINGNPFEGAQSSLPLYIWEQYKVGSEASYDRAWAGALVLIAFVMILNLVARGIARWKAPKTGR, translated from the coding sequence ATGAGCCACGCAATCCAGGACCAGCGGCCCACCCGGTCCCACAAGTCCCCCGCCCCCGCCGGCCTCACCCGCGGCGGCCTGCCCCGCTGGGCCCCGGCGGCCATCGCGGCCCTCTCGCTCGCCCTCGGCTGCGGCATCGGCCTCGCCTTCGGCCTCGAGAGCAAGATCCAGTGGGGTCTGCTCGCGGCGCTGCTCTTCATCGCCGTCACGTACACCGCCAGCGCGGTGATCGAGAACCGCCGCCAGGCCAAGGACCGCGTCGCGACCTCCCTCGTGTGGGTCTGCTTCGTCCTCGCGGTCATCCCGCTGCTCTCGCTGATGTGGACCACGATCAGCCGCGGCCTGAAGCTCCTGAGCGGCGACTTCCTCAGCCACTCCATGAACGGCGTGACCAGCTTCGACGAGGGCGGCGGCGTCTACCACGCCCTGCTCGGCACCATCGAGCAGGTCGCCCTCGCCACGCTGATCGCGGCCCCCATCGGCCTGCTGACCGCCGTCTACCTGGTCGAGTACGGCAAGGGCCGCCTCGCCAAGTCCGTCACCTTCTTCGTCGACGTCATGACCGGCATCCCCTCCATCGTCGCGGGCCTGTTCATCCTGACGACCTGGAACCTGATGCTCGGCTTCGGCCCGTCCGGCTTCGCCGGCGCCATGGCCCTGTCGATCCTGATGATGCCGGTCGTGGTCCGCTCCACCGAGGAGATGCTCAAGCTCGTCCCGAACGAGCTGCGCGAGGCCGCCCTCGCCCTCGGTGTGCCGAAGTGGCGCGTGATCCTCAAGGTCGTGCTCCCGACCGCCATCGGCGGCATCTCCACCGGCCTGATGCTGGCCGTCGCCCGCATCGCCGGCGAGACCGCCCCGATCATGCTGCTGGTCTTCGGCTCCCAGCTGATCAACGGCAACCCCTTCGAAGGCGCCCAGTCCTCGCTCCCGCTCTACATTTGGGAGCAGTACAAGGTCGGCAGTGAAGCCTCCTACGACCGGGCATGGGCAGGAGCGCTCGTCCTGATCGCCTTCGTCATGATCCTCAATCTGGTGGCCCGCGGCATCGCCCGCTGGAAGGCCCCGAAGACCGGTCGCTGA